The following are encoded together in the Salvia hispanica cultivar TCC Black 2014 chromosome 6, UniMelb_Shisp_WGS_1.0, whole genome shotgun sequence genome:
- the LOC125196948 gene encoding putative F-box/LRR-repeat protein 23, with the protein MSKAPDSSATPPPPPPWIELPEELTANILQRLHAEERLGIAQLVCSTWWRVCKNPAMWRVIDLDLRRCEGVVLFDSICCGAVDRSQGQLIELKVINIDDYFGFLYYAAKRSSQLRCLTLAGYEQLETDLTRIIEKLPQLEELHLIRMPSLTHKQFATIGNSCPMLKSLTYNQHWYMPSLSADDEDCPDVDFCTMHAIAIGKSMPNLRHLRLWELYMRNKGVEAILDGCPHLESLDLRKCSVDLDEALFNRCIEQIKDLILPTDGNTSDPDLLEDPGYESEDVITTSNLADFCRPGWSDDGFDDDDGCGGFAGSYNFKPY; encoded by the exons ATGTCGAAGGCGCCGGATTCCTCCGCCacacctccgccgccgcctccatGGATCGAACTGCCGGAGGAATTGACGGCGAATATCCTGCAAAGGTTGCACGCTGAAGAGAGACTGGGGATCGCGCAGCTAGTGTGCAGTACATGGTGGAGAGTCTGCAAAAATCCCGCCATGTGGCGCGTTATTGATTTGGACTTACGACGTTGCGAGGGCGTAGTACTATTTGACTCCATTTGCTGCGGCGCTGTGGATCGTAGCCAGGGACAGTTGATCGAGCTCAAGGTTATCAATATCGATGATTATTTTGGGTTTCTATACTACGCCGCCAAGCG ATCAAGTCAGCTTCGATGCCTTACACTCGCAGGGTATGAGCAATTGGAAACTGATTTGACTCGTATAATTGAAAAACTCCCACAACTGGAAGAGTTGCACCTTATCAGGATGCCATCACTCACTCATAAACAATTTGCAACCATTGGAAACTCTTGCCCCATGTTGAAATCACTTACATATAACCAACATTGGTACATGCCTTCATTATCTGCAGATGATGAGGATTGCCCAGATGTAGATTTCTGCACTATGCATGCTATTGCAATTGGAAAAAGCATGCCTAATCTGCGCCATCTCAGACTTTGGGAACTGTATATGAGGAACAAGGGAGTGGAAGCGATTCTCGATGGCTGCCCCCACCTTGAATCACTCGATCTTCGAAAATGCTCTGTTGATCTAGACGAAGCTCTGTTTAACAGATGTATTGAGCAAATAAAAGATCTCATACTCCCTACTGACGGTAACACTAGTGATCCTGATTTGCTTGAAGATCCTGGATATGAAAGTGAGGATGTCATTACGACATCGAATTTGGCAGATTTCTGTAGGCCTGGTTGGTCTGATGACGGCttcgatgatgatgatggttgTGGGGGATTTGCTGGTTCTTACAATTTCAAACCTTATTAG